GAACAAGCCAGTCCTCCAACATATGCTTGCTCGGGTGCGCCTCCTGATACCGATGCAAGCCACTTGGGCCCTTCATGATTGGACCATAGAGATCGGCGTAATCAGGATCATCGATACCTGAATCATAGCCTAATCCATGATCAAAGAACCAATAGTGTTCTGCACGATGGCTCGACAAACCGAAGACCATATCCTCCGCACGAATGGCATTTGCCAACTCACCGATCACATCGCGCTTTGGCCCCATATCCATGGAATTCCACCGATTGAGTTCGGTTTGGTACATGGCAAAACCGTCATGATGCTCTGCAACCGGAACAACAAACTTTGCACCAGCAGCTTTGAAAAGCCCAGCCCATTCGGACGCATCAAACTTCTCTGCTTTAAAATCCGGGATAAAATCCTTATAGCCGAACTCTTTGTGGGCTCCATACATTTTCAAATGATGCTCATAGGCCAGCGAGCCGACCTGATACATCTCACGAGCATACCATTCGCTATTGAAAGCTGGCACAGCATAAACTCCCCAGTGAATGAAAATACCAAACTTTGCATTTTCATACCACTCCGGGCAGCTATATTTCTCAAGCGAACGCAGCTCATCCGAGAATGGCCCCTGTTCAATTGCTTTTTCAATTCTCTCAACTTGTAAGGAGTAGTCTTTCATAAAAATCAGATCATGCCCAAAGGCACTACTATGGGGCAGTCATTTATCTTTTCGACAAGCTGACAACAGTAAAGAAAGCCACCCCTTAAATACTGCTTACAGGAACAATATCATTAAGCCGTGTTAGCTTAGTTTTTTATAAATTAATACATAGCAAAAAAAAGATTTCAGCCACGGATTAACGTGGATGAAACGCGGATTAAATTCAAAGTATCCTTTATTTTATCAGCGAAAATCTGCGTTCCATCTGCGGCCAATAAAAAACGAGCTCTGTGCTCTCTGTGCCTCTGTGGCTATAAATCGTTTTACAAGAAATTAAGCTAACAGGACACTAGCTTTCGTAGGCAAGGCGAAGCTTCTCCCAGAGCTCTTTCTGCTCTGCTGTTTTCGCTTCAGGAACCATAACTTCAATCTCGGCAAAGAGATCTCCCCTCGTTCCATCCGGCTTGCGCATGCCAAGACCACGGAGGCGCATACGTGAGCCAGACTTGGCACCAGCAGCAACATTGATTGCCACCTTTTGCTTCAAAGTGGGTATGGTTTTACGCACACCGACAGCTGCCTCCCAGGGTGCGATCTCAAGCTCGTAGGTTAAATCGGCACCATCGACTTCAAAATCAGGATGTCGCTCCAATCGAATCGACAAAAGCAAATCTCCAGGTCCGGCGGGACCGGCTTCGCCTTTGCCGGCAAGCCGAATCTTTTGTCCTTCCCTCACTCCAGCCGGAACGCGCACTTTTAAAGTCTCTGCCCCATTGGCATCTCCTGGTGCGCTACGGCGACGAAAAGAAATCTGACGCTCACCTCCATTATTGGCCTCTTCCAAAGTAACCAGCAGATCAGCAGTCAGATCCGCACCTTTGGCTGGCTGCT
The Rubellicoccus peritrichatus DNA segment above includes these coding regions:
- a CDS encoding J domain-containing protein, which translates into the protein MSVAFKDYYELLGVERDASADTIKKAFRKLARKYHPDHASGDPKAEEKFKEINEAYEVLSDPEKRQRFDQLGSNYQHGSNFTPPPGWQGGGAGPDVHFGGTGFSDFFEQFFGGAGGGDGVRFSRGFGGGFGDGYGQQPAKGADLTADLLVTLEEANNGGERQISFRRRSAPGDANGAETLKVRVPAGVREGQKIRLAGKGEAGPAGPGDLLLSIRLERHPDFEVDGADLTYELEIAPWEAAVGVRKTIPTLKQKVAINVAAGAKSGSRMRLRGLGMRKPDGTRGDLFAEIEVMVPEAKTAEQKELWEKLRLAYES